The proteins below are encoded in one region of Oncorhynchus masou masou isolate Uvic2021 chromosome 15, UVic_Omas_1.1, whole genome shotgun sequence:
- the LOC135555388 gene encoding transmembrane protein 100-like produces the protein MLDPAMPEEPSKDTMTVAAAPERAVVEKANINDHTPTVTIVAIPLVTEIQLNAATGGAELSCYRCTVPFGVVILIAGIVVTSVAYSFNSHGSTISYFGLVLLSVGLVLLALSAVCWKMRLERKKERRRESQTALVANQRSIFA, from the coding sequence ATGCTGGATCCTGCGATGCCAGAGGAACCCAGTAAAGACACCATGACAGTGGCAGCAGCCCCAGAAAGAGCTGTCGTGGAGAAGGCCAACATCAATGACCACACTCCGACTGTGACTATAGTAGCTATCCCTTTGGTCACTGAAATCCAACTGAATGCGGCCACAGGTGGTGCAGAACTCTCCTGCTATCGCTGCACAGTGCCATTTGGTGTGGTCATTCTCATTGCCGGTATCGTGGTCACTTCTGTGGCCTACAGCTTCAACTCACATGGGTCCACCATCTCCTACTTTGGGCTGGTGCTACTATCTGTTGGACTGGTGCTATTGGCGCTAAGTGCGGTATGTTGGAAGATGAGActtgagagaaagaaggagaggcgGAGGGAAAGCCAAACTGCTCTGGTCGCAAACCAGAGGAGCATCTTTGCATGA
- the LOC135555389 gene encoding phosphatidylcholine transfer protein-like produces the protein MTRKLDFMSTKSWECSPPALQNCVLMSTWTCPIGNNGMDMSKLHEKDYDGRSAIYWEVKYPFPLSNRDYVYVRERRDVDVDSRKIWVVLAKSSPQSLLPEKSGMQQVNDYKQTVAMESDGACGTKERSACLPYRHAEGLWQLLKLLPEEQEMNALCGKSHQSHKDCIFQPIVQ, from the exons ATGACAAG GAAACTGGACTTTATGAGTACAAAGTCTTGGGAGTGCTCGCCACCTGCACTCCAGAACTGTGTGCTGATGTCTACATGGACTTGCCCTATCGGAAACAATGGGATGGATATGTCAAAG CTGCATGAGAAGGACTATGATGGTCGTTCAGCAATCTACTGGGAGGTGAAATACCCTTTTCCTCTGTCAAACAGAGAC TATGTGTACGTCAGGGAGCGGAGGGACGTTGACGTGGACAGCAGGAAGATCTGGGTGGTCCTGGCTAAGAGCTCCCCACAGTCCCTGTTACCAGAGAAGAGTGGGATGCAGCAAGTGAATGACTACAAGCAGACTGTGGCCATGGAGAGTGATGGTGCCTGTGGCACTAAAG AGCGGAGTGCCTGCCTTCCTTACAGACATGCAGAAGGCCTGTGGCAATTACTCAAACTACTGCCAGAAGAACAAGAAATGAACGCCCTTTGTGGGAAGTCGCATCAAAGCCACAAGGATTGTATTTTTCAACCCATCGTTCAATAA